TTTACCAATGAAATGATAAAGCTCAGTCGTTGAATCTTTCTTGAAGTATTCATCAAAGTCTAGATCATCGCTGCGATCACAAAGATTTTTGAAGCTACCCATGTAGCCGATAGGCGCGTCTAACCAAACGTAGAAGAATTTACCTGGTGCATCAGGGATCTCAAAACCAAAGTAAGGAGCATCACGACTGATGTCCCACTGTTGTAGACCCGCTTCAAACCATTCTGCTAGTTTATTTGCGATTTCTTCTTGTAATGTACCAGAACGTGTCCATTCTTTTAGCATGTCGCCAAAAGCAGGTAGGTCGAAGAAGTAATGCTCAGAATCTTTAAGTACAGGTTCAGCACCTGATACAACAGAACGTGGTTCGATTAGATCGGTAGGAGAATAAGTTGCGCCACAGTTGTCGCAGTTATCGCCATTTTGATCTTCGCTCTTACATTCAGGGCAGATACCTTTAACAAAGCGATCTGGTAGGAACATTTGTTTTTCTGGATCAAACAACTGTGAAATTACACGTGTTTTGATATGACCATTGTCGCGTAGACGCGTGTAGATCATACTTGCAAGTTCACGGTTTTCATCGCTGTGAGTTGAATGATAGTTATCAAAACCAACATTGAAATCAGCAAAATCTGCCATATGCTCAATTTTAGTTTGCGCGATCATTGCTTCCGGCGTAATGCCACGTTCTTGCGCTTTAAGCATGATTGGTGTGCCGTGGGCATCATCAGCACATACATAAGTACATGTGTGACCACGTTGCTTTTGGAAACGAACCCAGATATCTGTCTGGATGTACTCAAGCATATGACCTAAGTGAATAGGACCATTGGCATAAGGTAATGCGCTTGTTACTAAAATCTTGCGTTCTGATGTCATAAAATTCTGACTCATCTTGTGGTTAAAAATAAAGTTGTCCGATGTTACCTGATACGGCCTTTAAAGCATAGATGTTAGGCTAAAAACCCTGCTATTTTTAGCGTATTTATTTGTGAATCTTTACTTTATGATTGATATAGTAGATTAATAAAGTATAAATGCTTAAAAGCTAAACACTTACGTACTTAATTTAAGAGGCGGTTATGGATATTACAAAGATCACTCAGCTTGTTGGTATTTTTCAACCTAAAAATTGGTTACAAAATATTGCCGACACGAATGTATTAGAGACAATTAGCAACAAGGATGGTTGTGTTGAAATTCAGATACGCCTACCGTTTCCATCATTAGATTTTGAAGAAGAAGTAAAAACTAAACTAGAAGCGAAAGTGCTATTAATTAAAGGGGTTGAGCGCGTTAACTGGATCATTAAATTAGACGTTGCCACACTTGCGCGCTGCAATGATGCGCCTGCGATTAAGGGCGTTAAGAATGTGATTGCCATTGCATCGGGTAAAGGTGGGGTAGGCAAGTCAACAACAACGGTTAATACAGCGCTCGCATTAGCGAAAATGGGCGCCAAAGTGGGTATCATGGATGCTGACATTTACGGACCATCAATTCCACTGATGCTGGGGGTGAGCGAATCTCGCCCAGAGGCTTATGATGGTAATACCATGCAAGCGATTAACGCGCATGGTTTAGCGGTAAATAGTATTGGTTTTATTGCCTTAAATGATCAGGCTATGATTTGGCGTGGACCAATGGCGAGTAAAGCATTAATGCAGTTACTGGGCGAAACCCATTGGGGTGAACTGGATTATTTGTTTATCGATATGCCACCAGGTACGGGTGATATCCAATTAACGCTAAGTCAAAATATTCCGGTGACAGGTGCATTAATTGTATCAACACCGCAAGACGTGGCGCTTGCCGATGCAGCAAAAGGCATCAGCATGTTCAGGCAAGTGAAAGTACCGGTATTGGGTGTCGTCGAAAATATGAGTACCCATATCTGTAATAATTGTGGTCATGAAGAAGCTATTTTTGGTACGGGTGGGGTGACTAAAATGGCGGCTCGTTTTGATACCGAATGCGTGGCGCAATTACCGTTACATATCGATTTACGTGCAGATATCGATGCGGGTATTCCAACGGTAGCTGCTCGACCTGATTCCGCATTTTCAGCTGTATATGCGCAACTCGCAAATGATATTGTCAGTAAAATGTTTTTTCAAACGCACACTATATCAACAGAGATCCCGATTAAGCTCGCTTAACCTTGTTAATTTTATAGCGGACTGTGGAATTTACTAACTTATTGTAGGTATTTTTCAACTTAATACCGCTATTTTATAAGTTAATATAGGTATTTTTCGGTTTGCTCTAGAATGACGGACTATAAATTTCTATAATAACGGGGTCTTAAGCCCTAACGGATCATTTAATAAATGAATAATACATCTAACTCTTGTGTGATCATCGCAATCGCAGGTGCTTCTGCATCTGGAAAAAGCCTTCTTTCTTCAACAATCTATAACGAGCTTGTTGCTGAGTTTGGTGAATCACAAATTGCAGTAATTACTGAAGATTGTTATTACCGTGATCAAAGTCACCTCGAGATGGAAGACCGAGTTAAAACAAATTATGACCATCCACAAGCGATGGACCATAAATTATTGTGCAGTCATTTACAGGGTTTGAGTGACGGCAATGCAGTAGAAATACCAACGTACAGCTACACTGAGCATACGCGTATGCCTGAAACGACTAAATTGACACCGAAAAAAGTGATCATTTTAGAAGGTATTTTATTACTGACAGATCCAGCTATCCGTAACATTATTCACGCAAGTGTATTTATGGATACCCCGTTAGACATTTGTTTTGTTCGTCGTTTACAACGTGATGTTGCTGAACGTGGCAGAACGATGGAATCGGTTATTGAACAATATAATGATACGGTGCGTCCAATGTTCCTACAGTTCATTGAACCATCAAAACAATACGCAGATCTTATTGTGCCACGTGGTGGTAAAAATCGTTTTGCGATTGATACATTAAAAGCAAAAATTTGTCAGTTATTAAACGATTAATGTAATAGTTTATATTCAGGTTAATCTTAGATTTAAAGATCTGATATTACTTGAGTATATAAGTATCAACACTAACAGCATTATAACTAATACAGCATCTATTAAAGAGAGAAAAAATGCGCCTGTGCGATACAGATATTGAAAAATACTTAGATGATGGCCGAATTACGATTGAGCCAAAACCTGAGCAAAGTAAAATTAGCGGCGTAAGCGTTGATGTTACTTTAGGTCATGAATTCCGAGTATTTCAAGCACACAATGCGCCTTATATTGATTTGAGTGGCCCTAAAGAAGAAGTGGCTATCCAACTTGATAAAGTAATGAGTGATGAAATTGTTATACCTGAGGGTGAAGCATTTATTTTACACCCAGGCGAATTCGCTTTATCTGTGACTTTTGAAAAAGTAACGTTACCAGCAGATATCGTTGGTTGGTTAGATGGACGCTCGTCATTAGCGCGTTTGGGTCTGATGGTGCATGTTACTGCGCATCGAATTGATCCAGGCTGGTCTGGTCGTATCGTTCTGGAATTCTATAACAGTGGTAAATTACCGCTAGCGTTACGTCCGAAAATGACGATTGCAGCGTTAAACTTTGAAACACTGACAGCACCTGCAGCGCGTCCTTACAATCAACGTAAAGATGCGAAGTATAAAAACCAACACGGTGCAGATTCAAGTCGTATTAACCAAGACGATAACGACAGTAAAAACGCTTAGTCGTCTTTAGGCATTGTCTTCAACCAATGCTAATATCGCGTTAATCAAAATACAAAAATGCCCATCACTGTGATAGTGATGGGCATTTTTTTATCTTACGTTTCTTTCTATTGCGTTTTAGTACATCAATATTTCAACTTAAAAGATAAGATGTGCCACACCTGTGATGATAGGCAATGTGATGATAGTACGTAGTACGAAAATAATAAATAAATCGACGATGTTTACCGGGATTTTACTGCCCAATAATAATGCGCCAACTTCAGACATATAGATAAGTTGCGATACAGATACACCGGCAATGATGAAACGTGTCATGTCGCTTTCCATCGATGTAGCCAGAATACTTGGTACAAACATATCGGCAAAACCAACCACTAACGATTCAGATGCAAGTGCCGCTTCTGGTACGTTCATGAACTCAAGGTAATACATAAACGGTTTACCAAGCACGGTAAATACTGATGTGTATTCAGCGATAAGCAAGCCGACAGTACCGATTGCCATGACGACAGGTAAGATACCAAATACCATATGCGTGGCGTTTTTCAGACCTTCGATAAATACTGTTTTGTATGACGTTACTTTTGATGCACGGTCAACGGCTTGTTCAATACCCCATGAGAAAACACTATGGCCAGTCGGGATAGCCTCTAAATCATGTTTTTTTGGTGTGCCATCAATGTAGATATCTTTTTTCCAACATAGTGGTGGTAGCTTAGGTACGATAATAGCTGCCACGATACCTGATAACGTGATCGCCATGTAGTAAGGCAAGAAGTACTGCTCTAAGTTAACCTGAGCGATAACAACTAAGCTAAACGTAATTGATACAGCAGAGAAGGTGGTGCCAATAACAGCTGCTTCACGTTGAGTATAAAACTTCTCTTGGTATTGTTTATCCGTTAACAAGATACCGACACTGCCATCACCTAACCAAGAGGCAATACAGTCAACCGCAGAGCGACCTGGTAGGTTGAAAATAGGGCGCATGATTTTAGTACATAACGCGCCACATAATTCCAATAAACCAAAGTTAAGTAATAGCGGTAATAACAAACCGGCAAAGATGAATACTGCGAACAGCGTCGGCAGTAAGTCATTAAGCACTAGGCCACCGGTATTGGCATTCCAAATATATTCAGGACCGACTTGAAAAACGGTTGCGATAGTAAACACGCAGCTGACCAGTCTTACTATTAGCCAAAGCGGTGTTGGCATGAATAGTTCTTTTAGAAATGCACGCTCAGTGATAAATGTTGGTTTGAGCAGCACAGCCAACATAGAGGCCACAGCCATGAACGAAATGATCACGGTGATGATGTTAAGTAGGTAGCCGTCCAATAACGACAATAGCGCTTTGGCTAGAATTGCCACTGGGATCGTCATTTGGCCTTCATAGCTCATCGGCGTCATGAATAAAAACAAACCGATTAGTGAGGGTATTAGAAATCGCAGTAATGATTTATTACCTGAGTTTGTATTTTTTAGCTCACGCGATGATTCAGCGTAAATATTATTATCTTTCATCAAATATTTCCCTTTATAGGGCTGACACTGAAAACCAGGTTGATATACAGTGTTGCACCCATATTCCATTTGTATTGCGCTAAGTAATGGCATTAATAGCTGTCATTTACTCAATTGCTGGAGATAGTAACTGCGAACATACATCTTAGAAACATATTATTAACACACTGTGTCAGCTGTCATGGAAATAAAATTTTTTATGATATTTTAGGTGCTCGAGGTCACATAAATAGGTTTTAAAGCGTGGTTTTTATATTGAGTAGTATGTTTTTTCTAGTTTTATATTTTGATATTTAATGGATATGCAGTAATTATGATTGAGTAATCGTGTTTTGGTTATATTTATGAATAAAGATGGAACTGCGCGGTTGTTTGAATGTTTATTTAAAGTTTATTTTTTAAGCAAATGTCAGGTGAATGTTAAGCGAAAGATTGTGTTTCCTCACATTAGGGTGAACGGGCCGCAATATGAAATGGCTGCTTAGTCATTATTTAATGCGTTAAGGTATTTTATTGTGAATCTTTCAGCGTTCTGCTAATTACATGATATTATTAAGCAAGATAGCATTGGTATTATAGTCAATAGGCTATCATTATGGATTAAGATGTATTTTTATAAGGTGGTTTCAGGATGAAAAAAGTACTGCTTGGTATTGGCGGACTCATTGCGATAATTTTTATCGCTGGTTTTATTGCCATTAAATTTTTCGTTAATGAAGAGTTAATTAAGGATAATTTGGTTAAGCAAGCAAAGCAATTCACAAAGCAAGATGTGACGATTGAAGGTGATTTGAATCTCACTTTTTATCCACAAATTGGATTTGAATTAGGCAAAGTTACCTTATTTAACAAACATGAATATGCAGACTCTAAACAAATTGAAGTGAATAATGTGCATGCGGCTGTTGAGCTGATGTCGCTATTGACTAAAACGATTGTGGTCACGAATGTGCAAGTGGATGGCTTAACGGTTAACGTGGAAACGTTAGCTGATGGTCGTAATAATATGGATGAATTACTGGCTACATTAACACCGCCAGCAGCATCTGCTGAAACAGAATTACCAGTAATAACCAATGAAGATATTCAAGCGATCAAGGTTACGCCTGAAGGTGAACTCGCTAAAAGCGAATATCAATTTATAGTGCAAGGCGTGAGTATCACTAACGCTCAATTATCATTGAATAATCGTCAAGACGGTACATATCATAAATTGTCTGACAGCAGTTTAACCGTCGGGGAGTTTGCTTTCGCCAAGCCTGTTGCCATTACATTAGCAGCTAATTACCGTACTAATGAGTTAACTGCTAAATTAAACACCAGCATGGTACTGACTATTGATGAGCAATTTAGCGAGATAAAATTAGCAAAACTCGATAATAAACTTGCACTAACGGGCTCTATGTTACCTCGTCCAGAAATGAATATTTCATTGCAAGGTGACATGACATACGACAATGCTTATAAAACAATGAAGTTAGCAGGGCTTAAACTCGATGTTGATGAACTGACTATCACGGGTGACTTGGCTGTGGATGTATTTGCTAAACCAAGCTTAGAATATAATCTAGCAATGAATACTCTGGTTGTTGATGACTGGTTACCGAAGAGCGCCGCAGTTAAAGCAAAAGATGGCTCAGCAGCAACAAGCGGCACGGCTAAACAGACGGCTACTAAACCAGCACCTGAAGTTGAACCAGATCTAAGTGCTTTATCAAGTGTTAATCAAAAAGGGTCGTTAACCATCACGCAGATTAAACAGGGCGAATATGTCCTAGATAATATTAAGCTACAAAGTGAGCTTAAAGATGGGGTATTGCAACTCACTAAACTATCTTCAGATCTGTATGAGGGTAAGTTAATGGTGAAAGCATTATTAGATAGTAACAAGCAGCCTGCGACATTCAATATGAACAGCACATTGGAAAAAGTACAATCAGAGCAACTTGTTACTATCGCAGCGGGTAAGAAAATGCTCACTGGCTTGGTCGATGTCGATGTGCGCATCAGCGGTAAGGGTCTGACGACGACTAAACTTAAATCGGCGACCAAGGGTACAATCAATACCAGCTTC
This genomic stretch from Moritella sp. F3 harbors:
- the apbC gene encoding iron-sulfur cluster carrier protein ApbC: MDITKITQLVGIFQPKNWLQNIADTNVLETISNKDGCVEIQIRLPFPSLDFEEEVKTKLEAKVLLIKGVERVNWIIKLDVATLARCNDAPAIKGVKNVIAIASGKGGVGKSTTTVNTALALAKMGAKVGIMDADIYGPSIPLMLGVSESRPEAYDGNTMQAINAHGLAVNSIGFIALNDQAMIWRGPMASKALMQLLGETHWGELDYLFIDMPPGTGDIQLTLSQNIPVTGALIVSTPQDVALADAAKGISMFRQVKVPVLGVVENMSTHICNNCGHEEAIFGTGGVTKMAARFDTECVAQLPLHIDLRADIDAGIPTVAARPDSAFSAVYAQLANDIVSKMFFQTHTISTEIPIKLA
- the udk gene encoding uridine kinase yields the protein MNNTSNSCVIIAIAGASASGKSLLSSTIYNELVAEFGESQIAVITEDCYYRDQSHLEMEDRVKTNYDHPQAMDHKLLCSHLQGLSDGNAVEIPTYSYTEHTRMPETTKLTPKKVIILEGILLLTDPAIRNIIHASVFMDTPLDICFVRRLQRDVAERGRTMESVIEQYNDTVRPMFLQFIEPSKQYADLIVPRGGKNRFAIDTLKAKICQLLND
- the dcd gene encoding dCTP deaminase, which codes for MRLCDTDIEKYLDDGRITIEPKPEQSKISGVSVDVTLGHEFRVFQAHNAPYIDLSGPKEEVAIQLDKVMSDEIVIPEGEAFILHPGEFALSVTFEKVTLPADIVGWLDGRSSLARLGLMVHVTAHRIDPGWSGRIVLEFYNSGKLPLALRPKMTIAALNFETLTAPAARPYNQRKDAKYKNQHGADSSRINQDDNDSKNA
- a CDS encoding YjiH family protein; translated protein: MKDNNIYAESSRELKNTNSGNKSLLRFLIPSLIGLFLFMTPMSYEGQMTIPVAILAKALLSLLDGYLLNIITVIISFMAVASMLAVLLKPTFITERAFLKELFMPTPLWLIVRLVSCVFTIATVFQVGPEYIWNANTGGLVLNDLLPTLFAVFIFAGLLLPLLLNFGLLELCGALCTKIMRPIFNLPGRSAVDCIASWLGDGSVGILLTDKQYQEKFYTQREAAVIGTTFSAVSITFSLVVIAQVNLEQYFLPYYMAITLSGIVAAIIVPKLPPLCWKKDIYIDGTPKKHDLEAIPTGHSVFSWGIEQAVDRASKVTSYKTVFIEGLKNATHMVFGILPVVMAIGTVGLLIAEYTSVFTVLGKPFMYYLEFMNVPEAALASESLVVGFADMFVPSILATSMESDMTRFIIAGVSVSQLIYMSEVGALLLGSKIPVNIVDLFIIFVLRTIITLPIITGVAHLIF
- a CDS encoding AsmA family protein, with the translated sequence MKKVLLGIGGLIAIIFIAGFIAIKFFVNEELIKDNLVKQAKQFTKQDVTIEGDLNLTFYPQIGFELGKVTLFNKHEYADSKQIEVNNVHAAVELMSLLTKTIVVTNVQVDGLTVNVETLADGRNNMDELLATLTPPAASAETELPVITNEDIQAIKVTPEGELAKSEYQFIVQGVSITNAQLSLNNRQDGTYHKLSDSSLTVGEFAFAKPVAITLAANYRTNELTAKLNTSMVLTIDEQFSEIKLAKLDNKLALTGSMLPRPEMNISLQGDMTYDNAYKTMKLAGLKLDVDELTITGDLAVDVFAKPSLEYNLAMNTLVVDDWLPKSAAVKAKDGSAATSGTAKQTATKPAPEVEPDLSALSSVNQKGSLTITQIKQGEYVLDNIKLQSELKDGVLQLTKLSSDLYEGKLMVKALLDSNKQPATFNMNSTLEKVQSEQLVTIAAGKKMLTGLVDVDVRISGKGLTTTKLKSATKGTINTSFTDGAVLGMNVAQEVRKAIAMFSKKSETTADEGEQTDFSAMVANFKLGGGKLTSTKIDLASPAIKVDGKGSANLIRENLDFTFNAAVAENIGGQSSSTMKEVRDLRLPIDVKGSFAAPSIKVDFGAITKQLAEKEKDKLMDKYLGSDEKKDELKNKIFKEFNRLF